A section of the Pithys albifrons albifrons isolate INPA30051 chromosome 4, PitAlb_v1, whole genome shotgun sequence genome encodes:
- the CEBPD gene encoding CCAAT/enhancer-binding protein delta: MSAAALYSLDSPACYKSWCLEPANFYDAKVGSGGGPCAACKPGSRGGCGMSGEEAGGGLGSSGTNLAELSAAAPAMYEDESAIDFSSYIDSMSAVPNLELCNDELFADLFNSNHKPERGGDYGEYLPPGGGAGRDPAKDLGAAMTTLLGAEPRTASSSSSSSSSSSSRGALKQEPDWSDSDLSSSLLPSQIATCAQTIMNLSGQPTPPTSPEPPGSSSPSSCSTRSPGPAAVPRPAQVPPAAAGGKERGGKKCVDRFSPEYRQRRERNNIAVRKSRDKAKRRNQEMQQKLLELSAENEKLHKKIEQLTRDLTSLRHFFKQLPSASFLQPGSGTDCR; this comes from the coding sequence ATGAGCGCCGCCGCTCTCTACAGCCTGGACTCCCCGGCATGTTATAAGAGCTGGTGCCTGGAGCCCGCCAACTTCTACGACGCCAAGGTGGGCAGCGGCGGCGGGCCGTGTGCCGCCTGCAAGCCGGGATCCCGCGGCGGCTGCGGGATGAGCGGCGAGGAGGCGGGGGGCGGCCTCGGGAGCAGCGGCACCAACCTGGCGGAGCTGagcgccgccgccccggccATGTACGAGGACGAGAGCGCCATCGACTTCAGCTCCTACATTGACTCCATGTCGGCCGTGCCCAACCTGGAGCTCTGCAACGACGAGCTCTTCGCCGACCTCTTCAACAGCAACCACAAGCCCGAGCGGGGCGGGGACTACGGCGAGTATTTGCCGCCGGGCGGCGGCGCCGGCCGCGACCCCGCCAAGGACCTCGGCGCTGCCATGACCACCCTGCTGGGCGCCGAGCCCCGCaccgcctcctcctcctcctcctcttcttcctcctcctcctcccgcggCGCTCTGAAGCAGGAGCCGGACTGGAGCGACAGCGACCTCTCCTCCTCGCTGCTGCCCTCGCAAATCGCCACCTGCGCCCAGACCATCATGAACCTGAGCGGGCAGCCCACGCCGCCCACCTCCCCCGAGCCGCCGGGCAGCAGCtccccctccagctgcagcacccGCTCCCCAGGCCCCGCCGCCGTGCCCAGGCCGGCGCAGGTCCCGCCGGCCGCCGCCGGGGGCAAGGAGCGGGGCGGCAAGAAGTGCGTGGACAGGTTTAGCCCCGAGTACCGGCAGCGCCGGGAGCGCAACAACATCGCCGTGCGCAAGAGCCGTGACAAGGCGAAGCGACGCAACCAGGAGATGCAGCAAAAGCTGCTGGAGCTCTCGGCCGAGAACGAGAAGCTGCACAAGAAGATCGAGCAGCTCACCCGGGACTTGACCAGCCTCCGGCACTTCTTCAAACAGCTGCCCAGCGCCTCCTTCCTCCAGCCCGGCTCGGGCACAGACTGCCGGTAA